The DNA window CCGCCGTCGACGGCCATCTCATCGGCGCCGCACTACAACTCGCCGAGGAGAACCGCATGCGGACCCGCTCCGGCCTGCGTACCGAGGACGAATTGGCCGCCGCCGCGGGACCGCTGCTGGAACCGCTCCTCGCCGACGGCCGCTACCCCGCGTTCGCGCGCTGGGTCGCCGCGCGCACCACCACCGGCGGGACCGACCCTGTCGAGTGGACACTGGCGTGTCTGCTCGACGGGATCGCCGATCGCCTCGGCCTGCCGAAATAGTGGGTCAGTCCTCGGTGTCGAGCGGTACGTAGCGCACCAGGATGTTGTCGGAATCCTCGAAGGTGCGGGTTTGATAACGCCGAAACCCTGGCTTCACTTGGCAAACCGATCGGTCTTTTATGTGCCGACGGGTTCGCGGGCAACTGCGACGAACCGAGCGGACGGTACCTAGCCAAATATTCGCCAACGGATTGCTATGGTCTGGGCGCGTCACTCGGAGCGACCTTGTCTGCATGCCGTGTACCAGTCGAGAAGGGGTCAATAGTTGTCGGGGCATGAAGCGACATCAGTGCTCATCCGTGCGGTTCGGTTGGCGATCGCCACCGCCGTGGTGGTGACATCGGTGTCGATCGGCGCTGGGCCAGCGACTGCTGAGCAAACGGGCGATGGCGGTCGCGGCGAGCAGTGGACCGCCTTGTACGACGGTCCGCAGCAGTACGACGATGTCCATATCGACTCGGACGTCCCGATTCAGATGAGTGATGGCGTCGTGCTCAAGGCCAATGTGTATCGGCCCGTCGACTCGGCGAAGGCAGTGGTGGACAAGCCGTTGCCGACGATCGTGAACCTCACGCCCTATACGAAACTCCTCACCAATCTGGTCGATTCGGCGCTGGCCGTGCCCGGGCTACAGCAGTTCACCATGGATCTGGTCCGGCGGATGAATCTGTCTCGTACGCCGATCAGTGGATTCGGCGACCTGCTGCACGCACTCGACGGCGGCACCATCCAGACCGTCCTCGGCATCGACCGCAATCTGATCCGCAGCGGATACACGCTGGTGGTCGCCGATGTCCGCGGCACCGGCTTCTCCCAGGGCGCCTGGAACACCCTCGGCCAGCGCGAGCAGTTGGATACCCGCGAGGTGATCAAATGGGCCGCGGCCCAACCGTGGTCCAACGGCACCGTCGGGATGAGCGGCGGTTCTTATGCGGGTATCAACCAGCTGCGCGTCGCCGAAGATGCCCCTGCCCCACTGAAGGCCATCTTCCCCGTCGAGGCCGGCAGCGATCTGATGCGTGATGTGGTCGCGCCGGGCGGTGGCGTCGGCACCACCTTCCTGCCGCTGTGGCTCAGCAATGTGAACCAGACGAAGCTGATTCCGGACGTGCAATCGATGCTCAACGGCACCTTCGACTGGAAGTGGTTCGAGGCGCGGATGGCCGATCCGGCAACGAATACCGATCTGCTGACCCAGGCGCTGCTCACGCCGTCACTGGACGATGTTCCGCCGGCATTGGCCGAGGCGCTCGACGGCAAGAGCGATTTCCGACAGGGGATTCTGGGGCATCCGGAGCGAATCACG is part of the Nocardia sp. NBC_00565 genome and encodes:
- a CDS encoding CocE/NonD family hydrolase, giving the protein MSGHEATSVLIRAVRLAIATAVVVTSVSIGAGPATAEQTGDGGRGEQWTALYDGPQQYDDVHIDSDVPIQMSDGVVLKANVYRPVDSAKAVVDKPLPTIVNLTPYTKLLTNLVDSALAVPGLQQFTMDLVRRMNLSRTPISGFGDLLHALDGGTIQTVLGIDRNLIRSGYTLVVADVRGTGFSQGAWNTLGQREQLDTREVIKWAAAQPWSNGTVGMSGGSYAGINQLRVAEDAPAPLKAIFPVEAGSDLMRDVVAPGGGVGTTFLPLWLSNVNQTKLIPDVQSMLNGTFDWKWFEARMADPATNTDLLTQALLTPSLDDVPPALAEALDGKSDFRQGILGHPERITVPTFVYGGWHDIFANSAAKIYNAIPLPAAKKQLVIGDTYHANPGAGTGAAGAPPRLEVLQRVWFDKWLKGIDNGIGDFGPVTLWEQGAAWKTMRTFPEPGVTHRRIYLSSATSGTAEHALRDGSLTTKRPQERNSLEIAPGLTTVCSRDAAQGSAGLAAPLDMCAKDSRIAESNALTFTSAKVAKQTVISGPINVHLNTVHDATDGYWSVTVNDVAPDNTSTVLSAGQLTASMRAVVDSKSARSANGDYTAPYNPITLDTLLPVVPGKPVALDVAVIPTQAVLQPGHRLRVDVFAGNAPKALAFRPMLNNTELKPQYLLLDPTVPSFVNLPTNRPID